Below is a genomic region from Drosophila kikkawai strain 14028-0561.14 chromosome X, DkikHiC1v2, whole genome shotgun sequence.
AAAAATCCTCTTTACAGACTCGGCATCCTGCCGCCGATTCCCAtgaacggcaacaacaatcaTAGCAGCGAAAAGCGTCACGAAAGCAATGGCAAGTCCTCTTCCCTGGGAGGTGGAGACGGAGGCCGAGGAGGACCTTCCTCCCATCACCATCAAGTGCAGTCACAACAGTCCGGCGGCTACCAAGGACGCCGCCACGACACCTCCTCCCCCAAGCGATTCAGCAACAGCCTGGGCAGCGACACGGGCAACAGCACCCGCGAGTCCGAGTGCAGCGAGGAGCATGGCCTGGCTGGTGGCTCCTCACCGGTCTCCCGATCCCCGCCACATGGTGGCGTCGGCGGCAAGACACACCCACATCCGCCGCTGCATCATCCTCCCCTGACGCCGCAGCAAAACAGCGACCTGTTTGACTCCCTGGCCGCCGAGCTGAGGGCCAAGTTGAATGGCAATGGACCAcctttgctgctgccgccgcgtGACTATGACACGGTGCACCGTTCCAAGGGCAACCTGACAGCCATTGAGCTAAGACGCTGCCGGAATGCTTTAATTGTGGGCGGTGTGCCCAAAGTGCCGGGCTCTGGCCTgccaggtggaggaggaggcggcggaggaggagctgccaATCCAGCgccaggaggagcagctgtCAGCAATGCCAATAATGGCAAACAGGTCTCCTCCAGGGGATCATCTGGAATTGGTTCGGACCTGGCGCCCAGTCCCGAGAGACAAGAGCTCAACAGCTCCAGCGGTAGGTTAATCTGGAAGAGTAAACCAGGAGAGACTCTGCATAAAGATGTTTATTCCCTTCCAGATGACGAGCACTGGAGCAATGAGGCGGACAACTCGGTGATTGCCCTGAAGCCCTCACAGATAGCCATGCCCCATCATGGCCATGGCCATGCCCATGCCCAGTTGAAGCGGAAGAGCGCTGTCCAGCCGCCGGAGGACAGTTACTTGAGGGATTTGCCAGCTAAACCATATCAGCCGCGGCAGAGTGACAGGGAAatggagagggagagggacagggaaagggagagggaCAGAGAGCGTGAAAGGGAGCGGGAGCGTGAACGTGAACGCGACCGAGAACGCACCAAAACCCCAGCTTCCATCTCAAACAAATCCTGGAGCCGCGAGGATGAAATCAAGCCCATTATCATGCGTCCCGCTGACTATGATGCCAAGTTCAATCGGGTTCTGCAGCaggaacagcaacagcagcagcagcagcatcagcagcagcccgCCAAGCTGCGGGACACGGACAAGTACAACGAGATCAATCGTCTGCTGAACAAGAAGCTCTCCCATGAGCGCGACCGTAAGCCACACGATGACTTTGAGGACTCGGATCCCGGCAGAGAGTCACCCACGATGCTGCATCATCCCATGCACCATCAGCCACAGCAGCCGGCTCCCGTCCTCCTGatgcatcatcatcatcaacgcAAGGAGAACAACCTCACCGACAAGCAAAAGTTCATGGAGTACACCACCaagaagcagcagctcctcAAGAACTCCTCCTACAGCAATGAGGAGTCCCAGCGCTATCGCCATCGCTATGCAGAGCCCCAGGATCAGCAGCATCATGTGCCCTTCGAGTCCTCAGGGacgggtggtggtggtggtgtgccTGTTTCAGGATCTTCAGCGGGTCACAACAAGTATGCGGCAGTGCACAGGGGAGCAGATCTGGGCCAAAGGACCACAGAGCGAAGGCACGACAGGATGCCAGAGCGGGAGAGAGAGCGGGATCGCGAACGCGACCTTGTGGACCGGGATAGGCGAAGGGATCACGAGCGAGAGCGCGAAAGGGAACACTCGCGTGACCGGAATCCGTACAGGGAGGCGGAGAGTCTGCCCTATATCCAGAGCATGGAGAAGATGATGAAGTCCACGGGCATGCGCTATGGCGAGAGCAGCACCAGCACGGCCAAGACCCGGGATCGAGGCGAGGGCGAACGGGAGAGGCTCAGGGATCGAGAGCGGGAaagagaacgagaacgagaacgagagcgagagcgcgatCGTGACAGGGATCGCGATCGGGAACGTGATTTTGTGCCCCCGCCCACGCAAAGCGCCCAGCGGGATCGCTTTCACGATGCCAAGGACAAGTTCCGGGTCATGGAGCAGCGCCCGGCGGTGGTAAGTCGTTAcaatgtggatgtggatgagcGCGATACACCACTGCGTGATCCCTatcgctcctcctcctcccggCGACGTCGCGGCTCCATGGAGCCGCCCAGCACCTACGAGCAATGGAgcgaggaggacgaggagcCGCCTGTGCCAGTGGCAATCTCCGAGAAATCCAAGCAGCGTGACTCCAATCGTTCCCGTCCCCGATCCCGGGGCGATGCCTGGGAACCCGAACCGCCGCGTCACCTGGAGAGAAGTCAGCGGGACAGGGAACGGGAGCGGGATCGGGATCGTGACTACAATCGGGAGCACTCCCGTGATCCCTATCGTCACGAACGAGAGCGCGGAGGACGCGCCCATTCTCGGGAGTATTTGCACAGCGTGGAGACGACAACAGCGCAGACAAAGAATCCCTCGACGGCGGGCTCCAATCGCGGCCTGGATCGTTATCCCTCGCCcgcagccacgcccacacgagccggtggcggcggcgatgGACCACCCTCATCTGGTGGAAATGGCAAACCACTGACCAGCATGCCCAAGGGCTACAGGCACAGCTATGCGGAGCCGGTGTTTGCCAGATCCGGCGGACGAGTGGGTCTGGCGGCAGTGAATCCCTACTGAAAGGGGGAGGAGGGATCAAGGATTCAAGGATTTAAGGATTCTTTatgttaaaaacaaaaaaaccgtGCAACGAAATCCAAGCTAATCTCGTAGggaaagcaacaaaaaaacacacaaaagtcTATAGAACAAAGATTTGTGGAGGTCGCAGGAAGCTCTAAAGAAGCTCTGGAAAaggtttattaaaaatttacattttgagAACTTTTAAATCTATTTTGAGCCATATTTTTATGCTCTCTCAATAACTATAATATTTtgagtatttaaaaaattgattacaacatgaaatttaattgttttatatttcttaaaaggttttttaaataattaaattaaaaaatttaaattttcaacacttttaaaattatttgaagaaagaatatctttatttttgaGTAGTATTTATCAATttcctttgtttatttttttacctttattttttgagtatttaaaaaatatttaaaaatgtatacaaaaattaaattaaatgttttatatttctttaaagagTTGTCTGCGACATTCATCgataaattgaattataaatAACCGTGTAAACATATAGGCTAAGTTAAACCACAGTGGCAATCGCTTATGATGGCCCAATATTGTGAGCCCTTTGCTATCTACCATGTATAATCCATATACTCTCTTGTTATAGCGAAGCTTGCCCTTctaaaatcatatatatataatataacatatatatataatatatataaccaTATATCCATCAGATCCAGCCCCGACCTTAACGGGGGGCCCAGTCGGGGTTTCCAAAAGCGGTCCGAATATAAGGCGCCAGCCCCTGTAATTATGTGCCTTCAGAGAGAGTGAAATcgtgtttttattatatgcatAATACTGATTTAGCCTAcgattatacatatatatatgtactacTTATAGCCAACGAAGAAAAGAATCGAATAGGatttcttaacaattttttttgttttttttttttttgctaccTTAAGTTGCGCGGTTAATTGgtattttacctttttttatCTTGCTTTGCAGCTcacatatatattaaaatatatctgaTACCTGCTAGCATAATatagggaaatatatatatatatataccatatgaACATATACATAGCTGATGTATCTATTGTTATCAATTTgatatttgcataaataaagcGCTAGTAAAAACATATGCcgttttttattgtttaatttcaaattttgtcccaatattgcaaaatagttaaatgagcatcactggcagttagatagatgccattttgtccctaTATTGCAAAATGgctaaatgagcatcactgtttTCCCCTAACAATCCCAAGgcccccaaataaatgccgctTAAACCACACAATTCCGCAttgatttccctttttttattgattcaaatttgtatgttccatcaattacatttacacatttaaaatgtatttataaatattccaatACTTTACGCCTGCTGGGCTTCAACTagcccggagccaagatccgaCCACTGCCCTCCGCTTGAGCTCCGCCATCCCAGCTGcttgctcctccagcttcacctCCGCCAATCCGATGATCATCAATCAACAATTACAATGATGACTAGGATGAACTTGTGCTTCGCGGATCGCTATGCACGCTCTCGTTTTCACCATCATTTTGCGTGTGTCGTTGGTCCTTTCCCTTGGTTCTTGGCT
It encodes:
- the LOC108074938 gene encoding zinc finger CCCH domain-containing protein 13; translated protein: MALRLRRDVQKASYYVWFLGAEEAKGLRGARVINSVLPYLVDRSRGQEPLKVTLQVSHKGIKIVQGASKHLIPHSAITSSVQTDDIVACVLLLYNPATKCPLHVHAYRCDSETTAEALHLQLQILINRPDNQKRFEELETRLGILPPIPMNGNNNHSSEKRHESNGKSSSLGGGDGGRGGPSSHHHQVQSQQSGGYQGRRHDTSSPKRFSNSLGSDTGNSTRESECSEEHGLAGGSSPVSRSPPHGGVGGKTHPHPPLHHPPLTPQQNSDLFDSLAAELRAKLNGNGPPLLLPPRDYDTVHRSKGNLTAIELRRCRNALIVGGVPKVPGSGLPGGGGGGGGGAANPAPGGAAVSNANNGKQVSSRGSSGIGSDLAPSPERQELNSSSDDEHWSNEADNSVIALKPSQIAMPHHGHGHAHAQLKRKSAVQPPEDSYLRDLPAKPYQPRQSDREMERERDRERERDRERERERERERERDRERTKTPASISNKSWSREDEIKPIIMRPADYDAKFNRVLQQEQQQQQQQHQQQPAKLRDTDKYNEINRLLNKKLSHERDRKPHDDFEDSDPGRESPTMLHHPMHHQPQQPAPVLLMHHHHQRKENNLTDKQKFMEYTTKKQQLLKNSSYSNEESQRYRHRYAEPQDQQHHVPFESSGTGGGGGVPVSGSSAGHNKYAAVHRGADLGQRTTERRHDRMPERERERDRERDLVDRDRRRDHEREREREHSRDRNPYREAESLPYIQSMEKMMKSTGMRYGESSTSTAKTRDRGEGERERLRDRERERERERERERERDRDRDRDRERDFVPPPTQSAQRDRFHDAKDKFRVMEQRPAVVSRYNVDVDERDTPLRDPYRSSSSRRRRGSMEPPSTYEQWSEEDEEPPVPVAISEKSKQRDSNRSRPRSRGDAWEPEPPRHLERSQRDRERERDRDRDYNREHSRDPYRHERERGGRAHSREYLHSVETTTAQTKNPSTAGSNRGLDRYPSPAATPTRAGGGGDGPPSSGGNGKPLTSMPKGYRHSYAEPVFARSGGRVGLAAVNPY